The Coturnix japonica isolate 7356 chromosome 8, Coturnix japonica 2.1, whole genome shotgun sequence sequence CAATAGGAAGCTTACAGAAACAGTGCACATAATAACAGCACCAACAAGAGGTCGGACATCTCGTTTGCAGCCTTGGGGATGTGGTGGTTCTACTGTCCTATCCACGTGTAGGGTAGTAATGTAAACACAGACTGTTTTCACAAAACTTCACTTTGTGTAAGAAAGCCTCTGGTTATCTGCATGACAGAGGGAACGAGTAGGGTGcatacaaatgcaaaatgaaatctgaatgaGCATTGGAATACAAGGCAGGAAAGAAATGCTAATTTAAACAACAGTGCTGCTGGAATTGTGTGGTGCATACATTCCACAGCTGGGCTGCATACACCTCATGCATTAGAGGAGTCTCAGTGATGTTTGGTCACAAAAATCTTGTGGCTTCCAAGTGCAAACACAAGTAGCAGTCAGccagctgccttctgctgtcctgcagtgaGATCCAGCATTCGGCTCTGCAGATAACAGAGCACCCTGATGGGTTCTGGAATAACGTATACCAGCAAAACACCACATCCGCATAAAGGACTTTGTATGCTTATCTTCTTCAAATGCATGTCCCATGAGTGGATACAGTGGCTGTGCATGTGCatatattgtttattttctcttgtcaGCTGGGAACTAAATTATGAGGTTAGTGCAAAAAGTCCAAAGGACTGATGTTACATAGGTAAACCTTGGAGGATAAGCAGTCATTAGGTAAATACAATGTTAGACACACACCTGCATCATAATCATGCCGTGTGGATATGGATGCTTTCATGCTGCTGTGAAAACTAAGGAACAGACTATTCCAAAGCACAGAGATCAAGGCCTGAACAGCAACAGAACTCCTTGGTGCCTGCAGCTACTTTGAGCTCTAAGGAAGGACCAGACCAGGCAgacagttattttttcctttggatacCCAGGAGCGTTTTTTGGTTGTTACCTGTAAGTCAGCAATGAATGATAAGGGCTGGgcgtggttttgttttttttttcttgcattaaaaTACTTTCCCATCACATATTCCCCTTCTAGCTGTGGAGGAAGCTGGGAAATTAAGTACAAACGCTTTTCTGGCTGCTGAGGACTGAGAAGTCCCAAGAACCTCTGGCTTGGAGTAAGGATAAAACTTTCCTAAAACAAACACGCATAAAAGGAAATCTTCGACTTTCCGTGTTCCTATTACAGATGTGCCATGGGTAAGGTGCCCCTCTCCCAGCACAATAAGCATCTGGTATGTCCATCATTTAAAGACAGATGAATAGCGATTTTAAAGCCTGGAAACCTATATTCAGCCTAATCCTTCtaacaggcaaacaaacaaaacaacttccttccaaaaagagaagaaaggcaacGCAATCAAAGTGCAAACGTTTAGCCTAATCACTAGCTAACTGCCCACTAAGTAGCTAACTATTTACATGAGAAAAGCTGTTGCTCTTCCAAGTTTTTCCTCTCCATCTGCAGCTGAGTTAGAAGTGTGGGTCCTTGAGGTTGTCTTTCTTCTATGTCCCTATTGGGTGCACGGGGACGTTTAAGGCGTATTTGCTCTGACCAGAAGAACTCAGGCAGCAGAGGCCTGCAGTACAACCCTTCATTATAACACAGGGGAGTATAAATATTGTCGGAAATCCTTCTTACTTAGCGCTTGGGTTTTCTGCACTTCAGCGCTCAAGTCGCACGACGAGTCTGAGTCACCGATGAtattttccagctctctgctgccctCTAAAGcctggaagaaaacataatCAAAGATCGTTAAATCTCACTCCCGAAATACCTACACAGCTCGTATCACATTCCGACAAGGAAGAACTTTTGGGACACTCCTCACAAACTCTCAATACCACATCAGACTTCCTCTCACAGAGCGAGCGGGATTAAGGAGTTTAATGGCGTTAAGAACATATGTTCCTTTGGAAAATGGCATTCAGGTGCCTTTGAAAGAGTTGCTTAAAAATCTCCTGTTATTTACGCTTCACTCAGAAGTCTTCAGCTGTTTAAACAGATTAACACTTGATCCCCAGGAAAGCAATCTCGGAGCATGTACAAGCTGGCTATAACATGTTAGTAAAAGAGAAATCTACAGGCATTTACCATTCTATGGAAGAAGTGAATACCCCCCAGCATTTCATGGTAGATCTGAAACTATACAGTGGCAAATGAGAAACACAAAAGGTTTTCTAAATAAACATTTCCACTATAAGATTCTCAAGTCTTAGCACTGGTGgtttgctgttcttttccctGTGAATAAAATCTTGCTGGACCACAcatagatgaaaataaatgatgaaatgCTTCCATTATGCTGAGCTGTATCCAGAATGTTGACATTGGGCAGCTAACCTGGTCCTGAATGGATTCAAGAAATCTGAGCAAACcagaattatttgcattttagcATGTATAAAGCAGACTCTATTAAATGATGATACATTAGAGGTAAATTAAATAGTACAATCACTTCAACACAAAGGGATATTAAATCTTCAAGGACATATAAATCTACACTGTAATAACTCACACTGCGAGTTATACATAGTAGTTGGTAACTATTTCATATGCTTTTATTCATGTACAAAACGAGCAGATGCACTTCAAATAGTGTGCTTGGAAAAGCAACTTCTCTAATTCAGAACCTATTAAGTtgccttgtgtgtgtgtgtgtgtgggctGCGCTTTCTGTACTTCCAGGCCAGCTCTGCTTGGATTCCAGTATTTTACTTGCTTCCCTATTCCTTTAAACTCAAATGCTGCATTTGAAGTTTCCATTCTTAATTCCACGctaaaagaagatgaagaaataaataaatcagtgtaaATCAGACCTGTAGGCTTGtcagcttttctcttgctttcagaaTTCTCACCAATGAACTTTGCACGTTGGACTGCAGCGCTGCAAACCTGCGTGTGAAGGTGGAACAATTGCTATTAGACACGgggcactgaaaaaaaaaatcagcgTTTACAGGGGATCCAACAGCTTCAATGTGATAACAGGACGGATTTAAATAACCTGTGAACCAATGAGCTGCCAACCTGACTGTGTCATACCACATCAAATACAGCTTTAAATATCTATCTGGGAAGTGCCAAACATATGTATCCTAATTTCTAACACAGAAACCCAGGTCAGTAATCAGGATTTCCTTATAGTCACACAGGATGACAGCGGTACAGCCTCATCTATTAACCACAAATACATCTGATTGCCAGTGTAAATACCAGACTTTGTTCTctgtaataaaaattaaaatcatatcCCTTCAGGTTAGATCTAATTTCAGACTAGAAGTGAATGATTGAGGATCTGCGCTGAGTATTCATTACAAAGAAGTCCTACCATTGAGGTTTAGGTGAGGTTCCCCTGGAACGCATGCAAATCAAATGAGGCAACCAGAATCATCTACCTGCTGCTTCTCCCCCATAAGGGGAGAATCACATTTGTAAGAAACCCCGAATCTAGTATTAAGAAAGAAAGTGTATGGAGGCTCACATAAATAGCAGTGTGTAGGTGTTggtttttaaatgtgttttattggCATGTTCCTAACTGCTTGTCTTTCAAATACttgcctttttttaattaaaagaagagCACACTGAATTATTGAATGCCAACATTTAAATGTTAAGGAATACCACCATTACAGAACCCTCCTGCAAGCTCAAGGTTACTGTCACTGTGCCATGGGTCTGTGTGTTAACTGAGGGATTTACTGGttcaccaaaaataaaatcagaactGAAATCCACCCCAAACCACCGtcccaaagcaaagcaaaacacccCTTTTATTGGAgtctgcagcttttcagtagCATAACTGTAAGATGGTGTCATTTTTCATGTTATGCGTTTCATTCTTACAGTCTAACATACCATCCAGACaatgctgctgcctgccaggcTCCGCCACTAAGAAGACACTTCCTGTCCTACAAGGAAGGAATTTCAACCTGATGGTGGGGGAAGTTCCCATTAcaagacaaacaaacaggaaaacaagcacATCAGCACCACAACTGGAATGATCAGAAGGGAGAGTTACAACCTTAAGCGTGAGTAATTATTTGAACAAATGTCACCAATGTTATTAATCAGATGCAATGTATGCAGTAGGGTATCTAGTCCTGAGGTAATTTTTATATCAAATACAATGATATATGAATTAATATGAACAACAGTTTCACCTCAGgtattttgaaagagaaagtCTTCCTGACCTACAGACACGAGAATTTACATAACAACCTGAATCGGATGCCCAGGAACTGGGCCTGAATGAAATACAGGATAGTCACAAtatgaagaacaagaaaaaaacagatgaagttGTAGAGGAGGGATGAAGACATGGAACAACCACATTGATGCTGAGCTGTGAATAAGACAGATACCAAAGATGGACATCAAGGACATCAGAGGACAAGTTGCTGAATCATCAGCTAAGCAGGCAGAATAACACAGAAGGTAAGATTATAAGAACAGAAGTGCAGCCCTGGTGAGTGCAATTTCAGTCAGGTTAAAAGAATGTTGAGGGTTGAGGATAATGTGTTTATTGGATAACATCCCAAGAAATTGGAAGGCATCCTCAGTACAGTCTCACAGAGACTCACAGTTTTCTGGTTACCAAGTTCTatcacagtaaaaacaaatattttctttgcccAGCTCTTTGGGTGTTTGTTTGGCAGGGTACACAGATAACACTGTAACACACTTACATGACACCTCACTGCTGGCACAGAAAAAATCAGTTCACATTTCAGCTGAAATTCGGCAACGTTATAAACAATTCAGTGCTTCTCAAAACAGGAAATATCAAGCAGTACTAATAACAAGAGACATGAACAGCCTCACCTGGAACAAGTGTCTgtcatttctccttcctcacaTCCGTCAAGCTTATGAAAGCACTTTTATCAAACACCTTGCCCAAAACATTTATGTTGGTGCTTATTAAACGTGGACTGCCCAAAGTCCAAGGATCAGTGTTGGAAAATTATGGCTTAAAATAAGATTGTGGCAGAAAATACAggattttttaaagattttaccATGCAAATGTGAAGTTTTGTCATCATTATCTTTATCATCATTATCAGATCTAAACTGAAAAGCATCCCAAGGTTACTGTGCCTTTATCTTTGGATGTCTGTGATTCCAAAAATAAGGTAAAGAACGTATGTTTCCAGAAGATAGGCAAACATACTTTTACATTGATAGCTTAATTATGATATCTCATTATGTATTGCTATGGACATGACTCCTGTATCAGGCAGTGCCATATGCCCCATGCTGCCATTGAGACAGAACTGTTTGGACAGTTGCATTGCAAACTCTGCATTCCTTTGTGCCCATAGCCCTCCCATTCAGTACCTTCAAATATCCAACCCTGAGCGATTACAAATTACAAATAACCACTATTAATTTAATTCTATATGAAATACAAATCCCTCCGAGTGAAAATGACGACACTGCACCCTCAAAGCACTGTACACACTTACGCATCCTCCACTGTTTGAGGCTGCCCTCTTCTGGATAATCTGCTTTCTGAATCACTTTCATTTCCTAGGAGGTTTacaagaaaggggaaaaaaacaatgataaaaataaaacgTTAAccttctgaagcacagaaacactGTTAATATGAACCTTGGCTAACAAATGATCTTTCAGGAAGATTATGTTTCAATTATGAAACAGGGCAGATTCCTTAGTAATGAATCACCCTGACTTGACTATAAGTTATTCTTCCATAATTTGACCTCTCACCAGTTCACGTGACATCTGTGTTTGTGGAAATCTTGGGATTATCAAATTAACAGCTGTAAGTCTGTGTAATTCTGACATAGATTCTTTATTCTACAtgtgtaaggtggaatgatacagaGATGGCAACAAAGATGGGgacagatattcaaaaggtcACTTATGAGGGAAAACTCACtgatatggatgccttcactgggaaatacTGAGACAGTCTCTACCAGGGAGCaacctccaagagatgctgccttagtggtggtcagccctgaaatgaggtctagaggagatggagtcaagcttcatcccttccaggagcacagctaaattactctcacctgtgtaAGTTGTTGGCTTTTTTACCCCTATTATGTGCCTAGATACAGCACAAAGCTTTACCATGAAAAACCATAATTACTGAGCAACAAACCCTCACTTTCCTTTAAGAAGTGGTTGgcccccagctccatcctgtAAACAACTACAAGGAAATAAGGTGCAAATTATTTCCAAGGGCTGACACACTGTACTGACAGTATAATGTTCTAGCTTGTCAAATGATGGGGCATGATAAATCATACCCCACTTGCCATTGTTCTGCATGTCGAGTcccatttctgtgtttcagtacGCTGCTATTTGGAGCAGTTGCATTTTGTAAGGGAACAGGAATAGGTTATTACCACAAAAGCCTGTTCCCATGGCTTTGTTAACAAAACCTCGACTAACAGCTGATTTATAAGTGATATCTATTAACACAGTGtaacacttaaaataaaagtgcCTTTTCAGCAGGAAATGAGAAATAGTGCATTTAAAAAGATAACTTGTAACTGCGATGTAAGAGCAGGTCTGCTCCACCATCTTGTAGCCATATGAATATGGGGACAAAAAGGAAGCTAGTACTAAATAACCGAGTAATCATCCATCTCAGTGTCAGCTATGATCAGGGGATCAGTCTTTTCATAAAGAATGACTCCTCGCATCCATATTTATTAATAGTATGGAATCACATACTTACAGCATGCATTACAGTATATATTATAGTATGCATTCACCTCTGCATTAACAGCCTATTAGACATCCATGTTAGTACGAGacattttgctcctttttttcttttacctacAATATAAGGCACATAATGCAAATGCAGAGCTGCCAAAAAGTTTAAGAACTTGTAATAGAGCCGGATAGGGTATTATAACGTGTTGTGTGGCAGAAAGGCATCTGACTGAAACTAAAGAGTCACTAAAGCCAGAAATTAGATGTAGGGAATATTCAAGAGAACATATATAAAGAGccacagtatttttaattttgtacttGACTGCTACCATCATAAACAATTCAAAGCTTTCTGCAAAGCTAAGGTTTAAAAGTACATGCAGATATCTGAATGGAAACCATGggatcacagcctgaaccagtgatagagcacctggtgaaggagCACggccagccctgggagcacagatgGGAGCAATTCTCTTGTGCAACCCTGGGCCCACCCCTCcctaacctcatttaagggctggcaaCTGAAAGAGACATATCTCTGCTTGGAGATCACCTCATTTGGGGTGTTCATTGAGCCCTAATCCTTGGAAAGGGGTAAGCAATTCTTTCTATGTTCCCAAAATGTGATGTCTACTTTTCTTGCTTATATCTTATCTTATGGAGACATGAGGTATAGAACAGAATTAtaatgctgtgtttctttttttttgtttttttactcatttctttaaaaattgttttcttttttttagggCTAAACTTCAACTAGTGTTTATTCTGTTCTGCTCAGAATATTTCTGCTCATCATAGTTTGTGAATGTCAATGAAGCCTCAATTAGTGCCCATAAATTCCAAACTATATGGGGCCTGGAAGCTGGCATCTGGAGTGCTCACCCACAGATTGACCTCAGTGGACTGAAAGATGTGGATTCAAGGCCTGTTTTGGCCACCAGCCCATGGAAGGTgagttggaactaaatgatttTATGTTCCCTTCTAACCCTACCTGttatatgatttattttttttttaataggatttgTAAtgtaaggaaacaaaagctCTTAGGTTTTATGTAGAAAGGTAAGTGTTTttgtattattgtttttataagTAACACTAGGTGAGTTACTGCCTTCTCTACACTTAAAACATCCATACAAGCAGGTTATTCTACTGAAAATACACTTCATAGTTTGCTTGCATCGAAAGTTGTCTGTGGAGATATgtcttaaaatgaaatggaaatgatttaATTATAAAAGGGCATCTTTGCTGAGAGCTCATGACAGTCAGAGCTGTGTTAGCTCAACTAAAAACAGCCTTACTTTGAGTAACTATGTAAAAAATTACatagaagaaagcaaaggaggaagagTTAAAGTAACTCAACTTCTCTTTTACACTTGATCTAGTAACTTCTACCTCACGTTCCATACACATAGAGGAAGACTCAGAACTGAGAAATTCAGTGTTTACGcatgaatttattttactggCATGAACAAATAAATCTGTTCCTCCATCTCAAACTTGGGAAGctttaagacaaaaaaagaaatcaaacataCTGCATGAGACACATAAATCACTAAATCAACCCAATAGCCAGAAAAAATGTtgcagaaagaaaggcaaaatgttCAACTAACCATGTGATAAGCTGTTCCCGAGATCCTCTGCATTACTACTTGTGGGAGATGAAAATGGACTTATCTGGCGTGTTCCCGTTGTTGGTGAATAGTTTAGATCCTTGTTGTCCAAAGGGCCTGCTTCAGCTGGCTAAAGTGTAGTAGAACAACAAAGAATTTGGATTAATGTTGGCTGAAGACGAAGGAATTCCAATATCCACCCGAACCCATGAAAGTTACAGAATTTCCATCTGTAAACTAAATACATCCTGGCCTCTACTTGTCTCATAGGCAGAGCTGCATGTTGTATCCCAAATCAGTCAAAGCCTCTCTGAAATCTATCTGATAAGAGGGATTTTTAAGTAACTCCAAGTTTTATGTACTCCTGCTTATGGGAAGCCTATCATACGCGTGCAAACATTCCTTTtagtcaaaaacaaaaagacaaagtaCACTTCAATCACCAGCCtccttgtttccattttaagaTAAGCACATGGCTTCCAAAGATTCAGATGTTCtggtatatatatgtacatacatgtaTAGTTCAAACAGCAGTCAAAAACTGGTATTATCCTACTGAGAATGTAAGGCATAGGAATACTTTCAGTTCCATCAAAAAATAGTGATTTCTAATGTTTTCTAAACAAGTGTTAATTAAAAACTAACATGAAAGTCCATTTAAAATTGTCCGCTAAACCCAAAACTTTGGCTTAGAATTTCGATACGTTTCATTATACAGGAGTAGCAATTTAATGGTGCATGAGGAATTCAGCAGAGAAGTCtccatttctgaaatattaCCTGGGGTGCAGTTTGTTCTCTAAATTGCAACTCTGAGAAACTGGGATTTCCCTTCACTACTGatattaagaataaaaacaagtttGTTTACACACAAAGGGCTTCAGTTCAGGCAAGAAGTTGCTTCCAGCTAAAAAGCCCAGCAGCTTTATACAATATCATTAGTGACAGTCAAGGAGATGTACGAAGAAACAGAACATGCACAGCCTGAGACTCCACTTGTATCAGCTGCATCTTACACTCTTTGAAACCACTGGTGAAGTGACTAAGGGGTTTTTGTGTAACTATTAAGTAACATGCACAGCACCTGATAGTACCTTACTGTTATGTAACCAGTAACTAAAAACAAAAGGGCAGGAATGCACGCCATGCAGcaagtcagaaaacaaagcttaagTGACAGCTTTCCTGTTCTTGCCCAGCTCCCTTTTCAAGGAGACAGCAGGCGTGTCCAGCACTGCTTTCAATGAGATCAGCCACCTTCGAAAGTGGAGAATGCAGATGAGTGATTTCACTGTACTGACATCTATTATACTGAGAATAAGGGGTATTTTACATGAAGCCattttttccattcccttccaGTCTTTTCTCATGGGTATAAAGACGAAACATCAGTGTAACAGTGATGCTGGTGATCTTTTCTCCCTCTTGGAAACAGAgtacaagcaaagcaaaatgcaccAAGAAAGTAAAGGAGAAACTTCAGTTTGTAATTAGTTACATGTCTGGGCCCATGGAGGTTGAGGAGCAAATTGATTTGTCTCTATTTTTGCAATTGAAGCAAGGAAAGGAGCGACTCATTCCCTTCCCATACaagcagccttttccagcaGGCCAAGCCCCGCTCTGCTCTCAAAACTTGGCTTTAAGGCAGCAAAGAACTGAGTGTGATTTCAGCTGGACCACTCAGCTACAGAAACACCACTACACCCTAATAAACAGATGCAAAATTACAGTCACAGCTGCATTCTGTGCAGAACAAGTTGGATAATGGTATGCCAAGCTGTTAATTAAATtgctaatgattttttttttttcagtgccatTGCAGCATTTtgccagcttttctttcagcaacaacagaaacaatcCTGCAAATGTTTAAAATTGTGTATCTGTGTTCTGCTAACAAGCAGCGAGAGCTCCATGTATGAGCTGCGTGTGAGCAGTTCTCTCGAGAAGGGCGCAGATGTGGAGATTTACTGGGAGCTCATTGAGCAGCTATTTCTCTTCATGTACTTTTACACATTTTTCCTTCGTTTAAATGCTGCCATCCTCACAAAGACCTCTGTGTGGTGTCTGCAGCAACACCCACTGTTGGTAGAAGCAGATAATAAACTGACATATGTCCTGGCACGTTGGTACTGGGATGATGCTATGGCTgcatttacaaaaaataatagcaacagtacaattttatttttattgtgataACTGTGGTGAAATTTATTACAGTGTAAGTACTTTATTGTTTCATTATGCCAGATTAGCTGAGGGAGGTAATTATAGCCTTGACATGAAAATgcctttaatgttttcatttccattttgcagttTAGAATATGCAGATTACAGCATTATCATAATTCCATATTGTTACATGTACAATTGCATGGCAGAACGTTTGATCCAGGATAATGGGGCTGATTTCTAATGAATGATTCCACCAAGCAGCTTAACTCATTCAGCTCTTGGGTAAACAGTGAGGGCAGCACAAATATGCATGTTTCTCTCTTTACTTTCAAGTATTCATACAGGCACACATTGCTTAGGGCCAGGCAGCTGTAGGACAAATAGAATGCTACAAATTATGTACTCGTATTTTCATCACTAATTGTAATTGTGAGCCTTCCTGGGAATTTTCTAGACAGCCACCAATCCATAATATTCATTAACCAATGAGATACTGTGCTTATGTACAGATATACATATACATGCCTATATACACATATCTGACATCATTCCATACACCAAAAATACTTACGTTATGCTTCTTAACACTGCCTAACTTCAGTGATCTCTTAGCTCTGCAagataaaaatacacacaagtTTTCTGGTCATTGAGATGCAAAGTTTCCACGTAGTAAGGTTTATCATTCCTAACGTCAATGCCATTTCCCTTTTGCATATGTTGGACTTATTTCTAAATGCTacaccagaaaaataaataagccacaatgaaagcaaatacattaagtaattaaaatacaatCTAACAAAAACATTGCTTGTTTAGAAAGATAAAATGTTTCCAGAGGAAAATCCAACTCTCTCTTTTTGTACTAGAGATAAAAAGACAGCGGATTTCTCAAGATGCCACGTACATGCTTGTCCCTTAAAAACTatgaacaatgaaaaatgcaaaagcatcATTATTTACATCGTTATTTACATTGTTATTTACGTACCTTCTGAGTAGGGGtgaaatcatttttcctttagtaGAATTATTAGGTGCTTAAAACGCGGGTACAGCCAAGGTGAAAAAATAGGTTCTTCCCATCATTTTAGCTCTTAACATGATTCAGTGCTACCAGACTATGACTTAACTGGGGAACAGATGCTCTATGTCTTTACAGGTCCCCAAACCATAAGAAACTATTTTCTAGTCTTCTCCACTATACTGATTCAGGAGCACGCCAAGCTCTCTCTGCAAAATCTGCTCTGCTGAACGGGATGCCCAGCTGTTAATGGCAATGCTAGGAGAGGAAAGCTGAATATTTATAATACTTTACATCGTACAGCTGTCTTCTAAAGAGCAGTCATCAAAATTTTATTGAATGCAGACTAAACgctcaaaggaaagaaaggtcAACATAAATTAAGACTATTTTTCCCAGAGACAACCGAAACTTTTAAAGTACGTTCTTAAATCTTAGTGGTTTAAAGCATTAcataaaacaatgaagaaaaaattaaaatctttataaGAACAGTCCCCGAGAAACATATCCTATATCAATTTGAACAAGAAGATTTAGAAATGCATTATATTTCAGGATCTTAGCACTGTTTTTATCCTGCAGAAGAACATACTGTAAGGAATTAAGATGACCTCATTCCAAACATATCCTCTTTTAATTCATGGTACAACTCCAAAATTGCAAATTcaagtgataaaaaaaacatctttgaaaTATAACTCAGGTGCGGGTCTTTTACATGGGTGAGACTACAGTGATCTCTGTTACAAAAAGGAGAAGTATTTTATCTCTAAAAAGCCAAGTAAACAGGTAACACATCTAAAAAAGTGGCTGAAATTCTTGCCAAAGGGCAGTCAAAGCTGTAGCAGTTTGATGGAATCCTTcataatgtatttctttattaaatacCAACCCATGTTGCTTAAGGAATACAGACTCTGTTACATCTTCCActctggtggcagcagggaaaCATATTTATTAATACACCTACTCTGAAAGGCTGCTCCAGCTCTTGACATCTGCTGTTCACTCAGAACAAGTTACAATTTTTGCTTAATCTACATGGACTCCTTGGCTGGGATCACTAAAATAAAACTCATCCAAGCTTAGTTtggtttatctttttttatatgGCTGGAAAAGCCGTGCCATGGATCTGGATGAGAAACCAATGTCAGAGTTTGAACAAGAACAGGAGGCAGAAAGATACTGTGTATGTGATTGTAATACCTCAGATTGGTTCAAATTTACCTAACtggatttattttactttacacAGTGCAGAAAATATAGCTAGCAAGGAGCATTGTGCTTGTTTATAGGCTAAAGCACTATGT is a genomic window containing:
- the ITGB3BP gene encoding centromere protein R isoform X4 encodes the protein MISPLLRRAKRSLKLGSVKKHNPAEAGPLDNKDLNYSPTTGTRQISPFSSPTSSNAEDLGNSLSHGNESDSESRLSRRGQPQTVEDAFAALQSNVQSSLVRILKAREKLTSLQALEGSRELENIIGDSDSSCDLSAEVQKTQALMIQAEELQLLKRNHGQRPARGFLLVQENHVYHTA
- the ITGB3BP gene encoding centromere protein R isoform X1 → MISPLLRRAKRSLKLGSVKKHNPAEAGPLDNKDLNYSPTTGTRQISPFSSPTSSNAEDLGNSLSHGNESDSESRLSRRGQPQTVEDAFAALQSNVQSSLVRILKAREKLTSLQALEGSRELENIIGDSDSSCDLSAEVQKTQALMIQAEELQLLKRNHGQRPARGVAALQETRSGLTGWVLIPPQLRSPITANCRD
- the ITGB3BP gene encoding centromere protein R isoform X2 — its product is MAVMIAKRSLKLGSVKKHNPAEAGPLDNKDLNYSPTTGTRQISPFSSPTSSNAEDLGNSLSHGNESDSESRLSRRGQPQTVEDAFAALQSNVQSSLVRILKAREKLTSLQALEGSRELENIIGDSDSSCDLSAEVQKTQALMIQAEELQLLKRNHGQRPARGVAALQETRSGLTGWVLIPPQLRSPITANCRD
- the ITGB3BP gene encoding centromere protein R isoform X3, whose product is MISPLLRRAKRSLKLGSVKKHNPAEAGPLDNKDLNYSPTTGTRQISPFSSPTSSNAEDLGNSLSHGNESDSESRLSRRGQPQTVEDAFAALQSNVQSSLVRILKAREKLTSLQALEGSRELENIIGDSDSSCDLSAEVQKTQALMIQAEELQLLKRNHGQRPAREHAQPASSSAFLQLLLDSL
- the ITGB3BP gene encoding centromere protein R isoform X5, which gives rise to MISPLLRRAKRSLKLGSVKKHNPAEAGPLDNKDLNYSPTTGTRQISPFSSPTSSNAEDLGNSLSHGNESDSESRLSRRGQPQTVEDAFAALQSNVQSSLVRILKAREKLTSLQALEGSRELENIIGDSDSSCDLSAEVQKTQALMIQAEELQLLKRNHGQRPARDSMAINL